The genomic window TGTTCGTGCCTGATTGGTCCACGTTGGAAAGATTGAAGCCAGTCGCGCCGCCTTGGGTCACTGTGGCCGCCAAAGTATCGCCATCCTGAAGAATTTCGGAGACATTGCCAGTCGCATCCTGATCAACGGTGGCGGTGTTATCCGTGCCTACGGTGTCAATGACGCTGCAGTTGCCAGTTGCACCCACGCAGTCTGCTGGAACAGTGGCCTGTGCGAAAATCGGCGTTGCCGCTGCCAAAGCAAGAACGGACGCACCTGTATAAATTACTGACTTCATCGTATTTCCTTTCGAATTGCCTGCGCCTAACCGCCGCAGGGTTCTCTGGGGATTTTCAACAGTATGGCGCTCGGACCACCCCCTGAATGGCCTTGGCGCTTTCACTTTCGGGGAACCACCTTGGGCAATGTTCATATCGCCCTTCCCCCTTAGCCGACCGGCTCCACCTGATTGCGCGAGGCCATTTAACTGGCATCAGCATGGCGAAGCCCGCCAACGAATTGCTCCTGCACGCCGCCCACCGACAAAGCGCGCCTTCAGTTGTGCAACCCTCTCTTCGCGCGCCCTTTTTTGGGCGCTGCCCCCGGCTCAAACCCGCAATCGCGATTAAGAGCCTTCGTTTTCCTCATCGTCGCGATCCACGACAGTCAAAGCCGTGAGCGAGCCAGCCCGCTCCACCGCATCCTGCACATCGTCCGCGTCATAAATTCCGTCACGCTCAGCCCGGTAGGTGCTCATCAGAGCCTCAGCCGCCTGGCTGTCGGCAAAACGCCAAAGCCCCAGATCCACCCCTTCAAGAACAAGGCCGTAAACCGCCTTTTCGATAGCCTGCTGCAAAGCGACCTGGTCGGGCTCGTTCGAGGTGATCCCTGCTTCCGCCTCCAAAAGCTCGCGGAAAGCCACAAAACGATAAGCGTTCGCACCAATCGCCTGACTGGCGATCGTCTTGGAGGCCTGAACATTGGTCAAAACTTCGCCCGTGCGCACTGACACAGCGCGCAGGTACACTGTCACCGTATCCTGTCGGTATTCGGTGCGCGCGCCGATACCAAGGAACGCCGCGCCCGCCCCGCCAGTCACCGTATTGGTGTCATAGCCAATGATGCCACCTTCCAGCAGCACGCCTGCAAACAGAAGCGCGGGAAGCGCATTGGGATCGACCTGTTGCTCGCCCAAGTAACGCTTGCGCATTTCGCCGATGATCTGACGCTCTTTAAGAAGGTTATCGAGCCGCTCGCGCTCAACCACGGTAAACCACTGGCGATTGCCGGCATCCTGCAGGGCTTTTACCAGAATGGAGCCCGCCCCTTGCGTCACAGCACGGGAAAGCGTTTGTCCGGTCGTGGTCGGGCGGAATTGTCCGGTCTGATCGCTGAAACCATACACCGCAATCGCCACCTGACGCTGAGGCGCGGGCAATTGGTGGAGCAGATTTTGCGTCTGCGTTTTCTTCGGAAAATACGCAAGGCTGGTAGTCTCAGGCAGGAAATCCCGGCCATCCGAGCCGATGCTCATGCACCCACTCATTGAAAGCGCACAAAGGGCCAGAAGGCCATTCTTGGCAACGCGCTTCATTAATTCACCTCGATAAACAGAGGAATGACAATGCGCGTTTCTTCGCCAGTGTTGTCGTCGCGGATGACCAGCGTCACCTCATCCAGACTGCGGAAGAACTCAATCGTCTGCCCGCCAAAAGTGATCGTGCCTTGCTCTTGTGGATTCTCTCCAAAGATCGCATCGACGATTTGCGAAGAGAGCGCCGACAAGAGCCGCGATTCAAGCTGGCGCGCAAAGATGCTGGATTGATCGTTGCGATCCACCGCATTGGGATCGGTGGTCTTGTTCTGCGCGTTGGCAATTCCAAGAATGTGGTTGGAATTAAAGGGGTTACCGCCAAAAGTCGGGCTGATTGGTTGATGCACCAAATCTTGTGCCATGGCGGGCGCAGCGCTAAAGGCGCTTACCAAAGCCGTTGCCACCGCAAGCTTGCGAATCATATCCAAAAATTCCCCCTCTACCTCTGAGATAGCCCTAACAACTGGTTAATTTTCGCATCCGGTTATTACGTAAAATGCCGTAAGTGTCGAGCCGTTTGTGCGCTCGATTGGTGCGTCAAAGGGGGTTTTCTGCGATTCTGTGCCTATCTGGGTCAGGCAAGTTTGCGCGCCAGATTGCGCCCCTGCCGCATTGCGAATGAGCGATTGGCGCACAATTTTCTAACGCTGATCGGACCAATTATGACCCATGAACAGTGTCTTACAAGTTCGGTCTGAGCCAGCGTTCAGCGGTTGCTACATCAACGCCGCGCCTTTTTGCATAGTCTTCAAGCTGGTCGCGCCCGATCTTTGCAACACCAAAATATTGCGATTCAGGGTGACCAAAATAAAGCCCGCTCACAGCGGCTGTAGGCAACATTGCAAAGCTGTCAGTCAAGGAAACACCGATTTTAGCCTCGGCATCCAGCATATCGAAGAGAATCGGTTTTAACGAGTGATCGGGCACCGCCGGATAGCCGGGCGCTGGACGAATGCCGCGATACTCTTCCTTGATAAGCGCCTCGTTGGTGAGCTGTTCGCCCGGCGCATAGCCCCACAAATCGGTGCGCACGTGTTGGTGCAAACGCTCGGCAAAGGCCTCGGCAAAGCGGTCGGCAAGGGCTTTCAAGAGAATGTCGGAATAATCATCCTTCTCTGCGCGAAAGCGGGCGATGTGGGGCTCAATCCCGTGGATGCCGACAACAAAGCCGCCGATCCAATCACCAGCAGGATCGATGAAATCGGCCAAACACATATTTGCCCTGTCGCGACTTTTGATCACCTGTTGGCGAAGGAAGGGCATCCGAATGTGATCATCCTCGCCCATATGGATCATCACATCATCGCGGCAATCATGCGCGCGGGCACACGGCCACAGGCCGACCACCGCCTTTGCGGTCAGCCATTTTTCCGAGATGATCTTTTCAAGCATCGCGTCTGCATCAGCTTTGAGGTTGCGCGCAGCCTCACCCACGATCTCGTCCTCAAGGATGCGCGGATAGACCCCGTGAAGTTCCCAGGCCCGGAAGAACGGGGTCCAGTCAAAAACCTCGACGAGGTCATCGAGCGGCCATTCTTCAAACAAATGCTCGCCCGGTTTTAGCGGCGGCGCAGGCTTGTCGGACAGGTACGCGTCGTAAAAATTGCCGCGCGCCTCCTTGATGGGAAGAAGCGCCTTCTCGCTTTTGCCTGCGCGCGCGACGCGGACCTTTTCGTATTCGTCTGATGTTTCTTCGACAAAAGCATCGCGCAAAGTGTCGGAAAGGAGCTTTGAAGCCACCCCTACCGCCCGGCTTGCATCGAGCACGTGGATGACGGGGCCGTCATAAGCAGGGTCGATCTTGAGCGCGGTGTGCACCCGGCTGGTGGTTGCGCCGCCGATAAGAAGCGGCATGGTCATGCCAGCGTTCTGCATTTCTTCGGCCACCGTCACCATTTCATCCAAGGATGGCGTGATGAGGCCTGAAAGCCCGATCATATCGGCCTTATGATCATTCGCCGCTTTCAGAATGTCCTGCCACGGGACCATCACGCCCAGGTCCACCACTTCATAACCATTGCACTGCAAAACCACGCCCACAATGTTCTTGCCGATATCGTGCACATCGCCTTTGACGGTCGCCATGATGATCGTGCCCTTGGAGGTGCGCTCGGCCTCTGGCAGCAATTCCTTTTCCGCCTCGATAAAGGGGATGAGGTGCGCGACCGCCTTTTTCATGACGCGCGCGGATTTGACCACTTGGGGCAGGAACATCTTGCCTGACCCGAACAGGTCGCCAACGACGTTCATCCCGTCCATGAGCGGACCTTCGATCACCTCGATAGGGCGTCCACCGGCCTCGAAGATTTGTTGGCGCATTTCCTCAGTGTCATCGACGATATGCGCGTCGATCCCTTTGACGAGCGCGTGTTCAAGGCGCTTGGCAACTTCCCAGCCGCGCCATTCGGCTGCTTGCTTGTCGTCTTCCTTGCTCTTGCCCTTGAAGCTTTCGGCGAGATTGATGAGCCGCTCGGTCGCGGTTTCCTCGCCTTCGGCTCCCCCTTCTACTGGGCGCATAAGGATCACATCCTCGCAGGCCTCGCGAAGCACGGGGTCGATGGTGTCATAGACGTCCAGCTGCCCTGCGTTGACGATCGCCATATCGAGCCCGGCGGGGATAGCGTGATAGAGAAAGACCGAGTGCATCGCCCGCCTGACCGTCTCATTCCCGCGGAAAGAGAAGGAGAGGTTGGAAAGCCCGCCGCTGGTCTTTGCATGGGGGCAGAGCGCCTTGATCTCGGTGCACGCCTCGATGAAGTCGAGCCCGTAGCGGTCGTGGTCTTCAATGCCAGTTGCGACCGCAAAGATGTTGGGGTCGAAGATGATGTCTTCGGGCGGGAAACCGATGCCAGTAAGGAGGTCATAGGCGCGCTTGCAAATCTCGACCTTGCGCTGTTTGGTGTCGGCCTGTCCCACTTCGTCAAAGGCCATGACGACAACCGCCGCGCCATAAGCCATGCACTTGCGCGCTTGCTCCAAGAAGGGTTCTTCGCCCTCCTTCATGCTGATCGAATTGACGATGGGCTTGCCCGACACGCATTTTAGGCCAGCCTCAATCACATCCCATTTCGATGAGTCGATCATCACCGGCACGCGGGCAATATCGGGTTCGGCAGCGATCAATTTGAGGAAGGTCGTCATCGCGTGTTTCGCGTCCAAGAGCCCCTCGTCCATATTGACGTCGATCACCTGCGCGCCGTTCTCAACCTGCTGGCGAGCAACCTCGACCGCGGCGGTGTAATCATCCGCCATGATGAGCTTTTTGAACCGAGCAGAGCCGGTCACATTGGTGCGCTCACCGATATTGATGAAGCTGGAGGCAGATTGGGTGGTCATGGGGTGTTTTCCGGTAGAGAGACGTCGGTAAGGTCGCGGGCAAAAACAAAGTCATCGTAAAGTGCGCCGCCGACGTTAAATTGACGGGTGCCGATAATTTCGAAACCCTGCCGCCTGTAAAAAGCAATCGCGCGGTGGTTGTCGTCTTTCACGCCGAGCAAGAGCCGCTTATTGCCTTTAGCCGCACTCAACACCTCGGCAAAAAGACGCTGAGCCGTCCCGGTCCCCTGAAAGCGGGAAAGGACGTAGATTTTCTTCAGCTCCACATCACCCGGCAAGGCTGCATCAAGTTCAGGCCGAGGCATGAGCAGGGCATAACCAACAGGTGTGCCGTCAATCTCGGCAAGCCACCCCCTCGCCCCGTCGTTTAGCAGACCCGCGAGATATTCGGGCGCGTGCTTTTCGCGGCAGTGGGCGATCATGGCATCGCCGGGAATTTCATGCGCGAATGTTTCCAGAAACGTCGCATCGGAGATAAGCGATAGGCGCTGCGCATCCTGTGCGCACGCTTCGCGCACTGTAATTCTATCAGCGTGAGGCACACTCATGCGGCAAAGGTAAAGGCTTCAAGACCCGACAGCCGCATCGCGGTTTCAGGGGTTGGAATTTCGCGCGGCGGCAAGCCCTTTACTGCCTCGGCAATCGCCTTGATATGAGCTGGCGAGGAACCGCAGCAGCCGCCAAGGATGTTGACCTGCCCACCTTGCGCCCACTGTTTCACCAGTCCAGCGGTCGTATCCGGCATCTCGTCATATTCGCCAAGCTCATTGGGAAGCCCTGCGTTTGGATAAGCCATGATAAGCGTATCCGCGAGGCCCGATAGCGACTGCACGTGGGGACGCAATTGATCCGCACCAAAACTGCAATTCAGACCGATGGTAACAGGCTTTGCATGGCGCACAGCATACCAGAATGCCTCAACCGTGTGGCCAGACAGATTGCGGCCCGACAAGTCGGTGAGCGTCATCGAGATCATCACTGGCACCTCACGGCCCAGATCAGCCTCAAGCTGCTTCACCGCCATAATACCAGCCTTGGCGTTAAGCGTGTCGAATACCGTCTCAATCAGGATGAAATCACACCCCCCTTCGATGAGAGCGGCTGCCTGTTCCTTGTAAACAGCGGTCAGTTCATCAAAGTCGATCTCGCGATAACCGGGGTCTTCGACATCGGGGCTAAGCGAGAGTGTTTTATTGGTCGGCCCAATCGCACCAGCAACAAAGCGCGGACGACCATCCTTTGCTTCATATTCATCCGCCAGCGCACGGGCGATTTTGCCTGAGGCGATGTTAATCTCAGCCACCATATCCTCTGCCGCGTAATCGGCCTGGCTGATCCCGATTGGCGCTAAAGGTGTTGGTTGAAATCACATCAGACCCTGCATCGAGATAGGCGCGTGTAATATCTGCAATCACATCAGGGCGGGTCAGCGCCAAAATGTCGTTATTGCCCTTCTGATCAGCGGCAAGCCTCAAATCGCCTGCGTAATCCTCTTCGGTGAGCTTGCGCACTTGGATTTGTGTACCGAACGCGCCGTCAGAAATCAGCACACGTTCGCTAGCCGCTTTTTCCAGCCTGTCACGAGCGGTCATTACTGGCCTCCTTTTGGGGCGTTTGCCGAGCATATGGCAGATGGCATAGGAGAGCTCTGCGCGGTTCAATGTGTAAAAGTGAAACTGGCGCACGCCGCCAGCGTAAAGCTTGCGGCACAGCTCGGCAGCGATGGTTGCAGATACAAGCTGGCGCGCGTCGGGGCGATCATCAAGCCCTTCGAACAACCCTTCCATCCACGAAGGGATAGCCGTGCCGCAAAGCCCGCTCATACGCTGCACAGCCGCAAAGCTCATCACCGGCATGACACCGGGAACGATTTCTGCATCAATGCCTGCTGCGGCTGCATCGTCACGGAAGCGGAAGAAGCATTCCGGGTCAAAGAAGAACTGCGTGATCGCACGATCTGCGCCTGCGTCAAACTTTGCTTTCAGGTTCGCGATATCAGTCTGCGCATCGGGGCTGTCAGGGTGAACCTCGGGATAGGCCGCAACCGAGATTTCAAAATCGGCGACCTCTTTCAGACCTGCAATCAACTCCACCGCATTGGCATAGCCACCTGGGTGCGGTGTGTACGCACCGCCGTCGGGCGCGTCCCCTCGAAGTGCAACGATATGGCGAATACCGCTTTCCCAATAATGCTTTGCCACCGCATTCACTTCTTCTTTGGTCGCATTAACGCAAGTGAGGTGAGCTGCCGCAGGGATATTCGCCTCGTTCTGAATACGCACGACCTGCTCGTGAGTTCGCTCGCGGGTGGAGCCCCCTGCCCCATATGTCACCGAGACAAATCGGGGCCCGAGCGGCTGCAGCGTCGCCACGCTTTCCTCCAGCGTTTGTGCCATCTTTTCGCTTTTGGGCGGAAAGAACTCAAAGCTGATGTCGATATCTCCGGGAAGATCGGAAAACAGCGGGCTATCGAGCGCGGTGCGCGCTTCGTGGAGTTGGTTCAAAGTAGGGGTCATGGATTAGCAGCTTCTTTGCAGGGTTCTTCAATCGGATGGGCTTGGACAGACCCTTTGCGCGTGGCGATCCAGATTTTGACGACAAGCTCACCGCCGGCCAGTGCATGGGTAGCGCCCGGCTCGAACCCGGCGCCGCGCAAAAGCGAAGTCATTTGCTCATCACTAAAACCAAGGCGCGCGTGTTGGTAACGGTGACGCAAATCTTCGTTATTATGGTCGGCAAAATCAACGATCGCGATACGCCCGCCGTCTTTGATCACGCGCGCCGCTTCGGCAAGCGGTATGGAGGGATCTTGCGCGAAATGCAGCACTTGATGAAGCAGCACATTGTCAAATGTCGCCGCTGCGAAGGGCAAATTGGCAAAGTCACCCTGAACAAGATCAACCTTCCCGGTTGGCAGGTTTTGCAGCTTCGCGCGTGCGACCTTCATCATCTCAAGGTTTTTGTCGAGCGCGGTGATTTTCTCTGCATGGGAGGCAAACAATTCAGCCATGCGGCCCGTACCCGTGCCGATGTCGAGAACTGACCCCAACGCGCCTTTACCAAGCGCTTCAAGCAGAAGCTCTTCAACTTGCGCATCAGGGGTGTGGAGCGCACGCAATTCATCCCACTCGCTTGCATGGGCGGCGAAGTACTCTTCCGCATTGGCCTCGCGCGCTTCGCGAATGGCGGCGAGCTTTCGCCGGTCGTCTGCGCAAATTTTTGCGAACTCTTCGTGTTCGGCCTCGGCGGTGGCAAGAAGCCGGTCAAGGCTGGCAAGGACCGGCCCTGCCTCCTCGCCGCTGACCGCGCGAAGAAATACCCAGCTGCCCTCGCGCCGACGCTCTGCCAAGCCGGCATCGCACAAGATCCCGACATGACGCGAAACGCGCGGCTGGCTTTGGCCCAATACCTGCGCGAGCTCACCCACAGCCAATTCCATCGCCGACAAAAGCCGCGCAATGCGCAGCCGCGTAGGATCAGCAAGAGCCTTGAAGATTGCGTCGATCACCATAGCGAGACGATCATATAAAGATATTTTTATATGTGTAAATGCGCCCTATGAAATGTCCGTAATTTGCCTTGGGCGGGGCAATTTGTTTGCAGATTGTGCGTGCAAGGGCAGACCGCAAAGGATAATCCGGCTGACCTTTGCCAAGTGGCGAGACAGCTACGGCATATCACGGGAGAGACTCGCTTGAAACTTGGCTGCTGTTATTTTCCCGAACACTGGCCCGAAGCAATGTGGGCTGATGACGCGCGGCGGATGCGCGAAATGGGCCTCTCCCTCGTGCGCATTGGCGAATTTGCGTGGAGCCGCATTGAACCTGACCCCGGGCGCTTTGACTGGGGCTGGCTTGACCGCGCGATTGACACTTTGGCGGATGCTGGCCTCACCATCATGCTGTGTACGCCGACCGCAACGCCGCCCAAATGGCTGGTCGATACCATGCCCGATATGGTGGCGATTGATGCAGACGGGCGGCCAAGGGGCTTTGGCTCGCGCAGGCATTATTGTTTTTCGCATCAGGGCTACCGCGAGCAATCGCGCCGCATCACGCGCACGGTGGCGGAGCGCTATGGCAAGCACCCTGCTGTCGCGGCGTGGCAGACCGATAATGAATATGGCTGCCACGATACGGTGCTGAGTTTCTCGGACGCTGCGGCGGCGCGTTTTCGCAAGTGGTGCGAGGCGCGCTATGGCAGCATTGAAGCGCTCAACGGCGCGTGGGGCAATGTGTTCTGGTCGATGGAATATCGAAGCTTTGACGAGATCGACCCGCCCAATCTGACCGTGACCGAAGCGAACCCTGCGCATTGGCTCGACTATCGCCGCTTTGCCTCTGACGAGGTGGTGAGCTTTAATAGGGAACAGGTCGCGATCCTGCGCGAATTGTCTCCGGGAAGAGATGTAACGCACAACTTCATGGGCTTCTTCACCGAGTTCGATCACTACGATGTCGGGCGCGACTTGGACGTGGCGACTTGGGACAGCTATCCGCTCGGTTTTCTTGAGCAATTCTGGTTTTCCGAAAGCGAGAAGCGCGATTACCTGCGCCAAGGGCACCCTGACATCGCCGCCTTCCACCATGATCTTTATCGCGGGTGCTCAAGTGGCCGCTGGGGCGTGATTGAGCAGCAGCCGGGGCCTGTGAACTGGGCGCGGTTCAATCCTGCGCCTTCGGACGGAATGGTGGCGCTCTGGACATTGGAGGCGATGGCGCATGGGGCAGAGTTTGTAAGCTATTTCCGCTGGCGGCAGGCCCCTTTTGCGCAGGAGCAGATGCACGCAGGGCTCTTGCGACCTGATAGCGCGGATGCGCCCGCTGCGGCAGAAGCGCGGCAAGTGCGCGATGTGATCGGTACAATCGGCGCGCAGGAAATCGCCAAGGCAAAGGTCGCGCTGGTGTTCTCCTACGAAGCGGCATGGGTGTGCGGTATTCAGCCGCAGGGGCAAAGCTTTCGCTATCTGGAGCTTGTCTACGAGTGGTATTCAGCGCTGAGGCGGCGCGGTGTCGATGTCGATATTGTATCGCCCGAGGCGCCGCTCGAAGGCTACAGCGCGGTGTTTATTCCCACGCTTCCAATCGTGCCAGAGGGCTTTGCGGCGAAGCTGGGAGATCTCGCCTGCCCGGTGCTCATCGGCCCGCGTTCGGGGAGCAAAACGACAAGCTTCTGCATCCCTGAGGGCCTCGCACCCGGAGAGCTCAAAGAGCTGCTGGGCCTGACCGTCACCCGTGTCGAGTCCTTGCGTAACAATGTTTCAAATGTAGGAAATGGATTTTCCGTAAGTCGCTGGCTTGAGTATGTACTTACTGAAGAAGCCCCTGAACTGGCCCTCGATGACGGACACTCAGTGGTCTTTGCCAACGCCAACATCCGCTACTGCGCCGCATGGCCCGACCGCTCGCTTCTCGACCTCCTCGTGGAGCGCATTGCGGGCGAGGCAGGCCTTATCCTGATGGACCTGCCCGAAGGTATCAGAGTGCGCCGGACCGCGAGCCATATCTTCGCCTTCAACTACGCCGCCCATACCATCGACGCGAGCACCCTTGGCCTTGGCGAGCCGGTGGTGGGCTCGGCGCAGATGGAGCCTGCCGCAACGTCAATCTGGACATTGGCATGATCGCGTCCCACAGGATCAAGCCATGAGCGAGCAACGCACCTACGCCATCATCGGCTGCGGCATGATGGGCCGCGAGCATATGGCCAATCTGGCGCTGGTGCCGGGCGCTGAACTGGTCGCAATCGCAGACCCCGACGAAGGCTCGCGCGAGGCGGCAAAGGCCCACGCGCAGACCCTTGGCCAATCGCCTAAGCTCTATGCGGACAGCGGCGAGATGCTCAGCAAGGCGCGGCCCGACGCGGTCATCATCGCCTCGCCGAATTTCACTCACTTTGATGTGGTGAAGCCCGTCATGGACACTGGCTGTGCGGTGCTTCTCGAAAAGCCAATGTGCACCACGGTTGAAGACGCTCTGGCGCTCTGCGATGCGGCGCGCGACTATGACAACCTCTTCTGGGTCGGCCTCGAATACCGCTATATGCCGCCGGTCACCCATTTCATTGAGCGGGTGCATCGAGGCGAGGCGGGCGACATCAAGATGCTCGCCATACGCGAGCACCGCTTTCCCTTCCTTCCCAAGGTGGGCGACTGGAACCGCTTCAACCGCAACACCGGCGGCACCTTGGTCGAGAAATGCTGCCATTTCTTTGACCTCATGCGCCATATCCTTTGCGATGAGCCGGTGCGCGTTTTTGCCAGCGGCGCAGCGGATGTGAACCACTTGGACGAGCGCTACAATGGCGAGGTGCCGGACATCTTGGACAACGCCTTTGTGATGCTCGATTTCAAGGGCGGCGCGCGGGCGGTGCTGGACCTGTGTATGTTTGCCGAAGGGTCAAAGGAGCAGGAAGAGATTAGCGCGGTTGGCCCTGTCGGCAAGCTCGAGGTGAAACTTCCCGGCGGCTTTGTCACCTGGTCCCCGCGCGATAAATCCGGGCCGTTTGATGAGCATATCGACGTGCCGCCCGAAGCGCTCGCAGCAGGCGATCACCACGGCGCAACCTATTATCAGCAGCGCGACTTTCACGAGGCCTTGGTGAACCGCACCGCGCCCCTTATCACCGCCCGCGATGGCTATCGCTCGGTCGTAATCGGAGCCGCCGCTCAAGAGAGCATCGCCACTGGCTCGCCCGTAGAAATCAAATACGAGGACTAACCTTTGCTCAGTACCATGCCCCCCGTCGGCTTCGGCCTCTGGAAGATCCCACGCGAAAACACCGCCGAGGCCGTCATCGAAGCGATCCGCGCAGGCTATCGCCATTTCGACAGCGCGGCAGACTACGCCAATGAGGCGGAGACAGGTGAAGGGATAGCGCGCGCCATCGAAGAAGGGCTGGTGACCCGCGAAGAGCTTTGGATAACCTCCAAGCTTTGGAACACCTTCCACGCGCCCGAACACGTGGAAGAGGCGTGCCGCAAGACACTTGCCGACCTGCAATTGGACTGCCTCGACCTTTACTTGATCCACTTCCCTATCGCGCTGGAATATGTGCCCATTGAGGAGCGCTATCCGCCCGAATGGCTGTTTAACCCGGACGCAGCTGAGCCTGAGATGCGCCCTGCCCGCGTCCCACTCTATCAGACGTGGCACGCGATGGAGGCGCTGGTGGAGAAGGGTCTCGTCAATCGCATTGGGGTTTGCAATTACAACACGGGGCTGATCCATGATTTGATGAGCTACGCCGCCATTAAGCCCAGCCACGTCCAGATCGAGAGCCACCCTTATCTGACGCAAGAAAAGCTAATCCGCTGCGCGCGTGGCTACGGCATTGATGTCACCGCATTCTCGCCCTTGGGCGCGCAGAGCTATTTCGAGCTCAATATGGCGGAAGCCAGCGAGAGCCTTTTGGGTGCAGCTCCCGTGATGGTTGCGGCTGAGGCGCATAACAAGACGCCGGCCCAAGTGCTCCTCAAATGGGGAGTTCAGCGCGGAACCTCGATTATTCCGAAGACCACCAAGCCCGAGCGGATGCGTGAGAACCTCGACATCGACGACTTCAAGCTTTCGGCGGTCGAAATGGCTGCGATCAGCGCGCTCAATCAGGACCGTCGGTTCAACGATCCG from Erythrobacter sp. SCSIO 43205 includes these protein-coding regions:
- a CDS encoding aldo/keto reductase, coding for MLSTMPPVGFGLWKIPRENTAEAVIEAIRAGYRHFDSAADYANEAETGEGIARAIEEGLVTREELWITSKLWNTFHAPEHVEEACRKTLADLQLDCLDLYLIHFPIALEYVPIEERYPPEWLFNPDAAEPEMRPARVPLYQTWHAMEALVEKGLVNRIGVCNYNTGLIHDLMSYAAIKPSHVQIESHPYLTQEKLIRCARGYGIDVTAFSPLGAQSYFELNMAEASESLLGAAPVMVAAEAHNKTPAQVLLKWGVQRGTSIIPKTTKPERMRENLDIDDFKLSAVEMAAISALNQDRRFNDPGVFAEGAFGRFHPIYD